In Cheilinus undulatus linkage group 16, ASM1832078v1, whole genome shotgun sequence, one DNA window encodes the following:
- the LOC121524547 gene encoding uncharacterized protein LOC121524547 has translation MDLRFSSLLLAVCLFLGSSALTPEECEPLIKPKQMTGGAEFHGKMHTIMGYTDHKDLNAILKIMQSSWMNVTQGPAGPNDLAMIQRNRMNGTCYSSKAKVSISVEDGVAHMEMGNITTKSNSLPACEGCMVSSVNYTFTDLPRTLQKLGMSSILDENAEEMNHARAIYLMTNKSTVEESDIEQFKKQAGCLGFTGEPDFHYNSEHELCAENEGDEVEF, from the exons ATGGACCTGCGATTCAGCTCTCTTCTCCTGGCAGTGTGCCTGTTCCTGGGAAGCTCGGCTCTGACGCCTGAAGAATGTGAACCCTTGATCAAGCCAAAGCAAATGACTGGAGGTGCAGAG TTCCATGGTAAGATGCACACCATCATGGGTTACACTGATCATAAGGACCTGAACGCCATCCTGAAGATTATGCAGAGCTCCTGGATGAACGTGACTCAGGGACCAGCAGGCCCAAATGACCTCGCCATGATCCAAAGAAACAGGAT GAATGGAACTTGCTATTCCTCGAAAGCCAAAGTATCGATATCTGTTGAGGATGGCGTTGCACATATGGAAA TGGGGAACATCACAACCAAGTCCAATTCCCTGCCAGCCTGTGAGGGATGTATGGTCTCCAGCGTCAACTACACCTTCACAGACCTTCCCAGGACTCTTCAGAAGCTGGGAATGAGCAGCATTCTTGATGAGAACGCAGAGGAGATGAACCATGCTCGTGCTATTTACCTGATGA CCAACAAGTCAACCGTGGAGGAGTCAGACATAGAACAGTTCAAGAAGCAGGCTGGCTGTCTGGGTTTCACAGGAGAACCAGACTTCCACTACAACTCAGAGCACG aaCTCTGTGCTGAGAACGAAGGCGatgaagttgaattttaa